A region from the Acyrthosiphon pisum isolate AL4f chromosome A1, pea_aphid_22Mar2018_4r6ur, whole genome shotgun sequence genome encodes:
- the LOC100572814 gene encoding ring canal kelch homolog isoform X1 yields MQYIFKNVVDEPLLKCNPIRMIFVTLPKIAYIVNVILYNSNILDKDYALEALHFHMLKTQQFITIPKTIRCVPRQPDWSESMEKYNINWYDPATNIIWKRAPGPGMRDGCRPVHIALLTDKLVFAIGSNYYLPRTRSVQMIDLSSQSFRWDPMDNMIVDRRDFQVGVLNNHVYAIGGFNGSSSGRSAEVFDIDIQEWEKIPNVSCKRRWVGVGVLDNLSYAA; encoded by the exons atgcagtatatatttaaaaacgtagTTGATGAACCTCTGCTTAAATGTAATCCTATACGTATGATTTTTGTAACTTTAcctaaaattgcctatattgtgAACGTCATCttatataatagcaatattttagataaagaTTATGCATTAgaagcattacattttcatatgcTTAAAACACAACAGTTCATCACTATTCCAAAAACAATTCGGTGTGTGCCAAGACAACCGG ATTGGTCAGAATCTAtggaaaaatacaatattaactgGTATGACCCAGCAACCAACATAATATGGAAGAGAGCACCAGGACCAGGTATGAGGGATGGCTGTCGGCCAGTCCATATTGCCTTATTAACAGATAAATTGGTATTTGCTATtggtagtaattattatttaccaagaACCCGGTCTGTTCAAATGATTGATTTATCTTCACAATCCTTCCGTTGGGATCCCATGGATAATATGATTGTCGATCGTAGAGATTTTCAAGTTGgtgttttaaataatcatgTGTATGCT attggcgGATTTAATGGTTCTAGTTCTGGAAGAAGTGCAGAGGTTTTTGATATCGATATTCAAGAATGGGAAAAAATACCTAATGTGTCCTGTAAGAGAAGATGGGTTGGTGTTGGAGTACTCGATAATCTTTCATACGCG GCATGA
- the LOC100572814 gene encoding ring canal kelch homolog isoform X2 encodes MEKYNINWYDPATNIIWKRAPGPGMRDGCRPVHIALLTDKLVFAIGSNYYLPRTRSVQMIDLSSQSFRWDPMDNMIVDRRDFQVGVLNNHVYAIGGFNGSSSGRSAEVFDIDIQEWEKIPNVSCKRRWVGVGVLDNLSYAA; translated from the exons AtggaaaaatacaatattaactgGTATGACCCAGCAACCAACATAATATGGAAGAGAGCACCAGGACCAGGTATGAGGGATGGCTGTCGGCCAGTCCATATTGCCTTATTAACAGATAAATTGGTATTTGCTATtggtagtaattattatttaccaagaACCCGGTCTGTTCAAATGATTGATTTATCTTCACAATCCTTCCGTTGGGATCCCATGGATAATATGATTGTCGATCGTAGAGATTTTCAAGTTGgtgttttaaataatcatgTGTATGCT attggcgGATTTAATGGTTCTAGTTCTGGAAGAAGTGCAGAGGTTTTTGATATCGATATTCAAGAATGGGAAAAAATACCTAATGTGTCCTGTAAGAGAAGATGGGTTGGTGTTGGAGTACTCGATAATCTTTCATACGCG GCATGA